Proteins encoded within one genomic window of Geotalea daltonii FRC-32:
- a CDS encoding cytochrome c3 family protein, whose translation MANPFGTTIESNENGSYSHSSHEWSATDDNPAAGALPPVNPVMNTINSYNGSLSCNRCHGIHAPSPLPHLLRQSMNNDELCLDCHRLRNTNSHIYGSHPVNMDYNAVASSKPTKYAASPVNSNPANPTSDMKLANGKVVCTTCHNAHFTDSSSKTLDNFSTAMVNGLAPSKGYLLRTDYRYVNYTTLDSPNICTNCHTSKHEHNGGNQRVRCTDCHSGHVDYDPFATDPATMVPNVYMVKRYMNWSSATGWKDNKKLTTPKQTLFQDASAQRLYKRADGKGVCQSCHEVPPWKAIAPSGNPYPEAHDIVNAVAADCNRCHSHDSRWSFAASCLECHGQPPTATTAAAGYQGNEAVSAHTKHSNNYSFKCLECHYDGASLALHDKGNYQDVYHRPDYVDADAVASKFGSLPSYSTSANKCSTVYCHSNGAPKLAFKTYSIAYKTTPNWFGEQTTCNSCHEAAPTTNAHGAHLAKNYTCQNCHAATASGSGAIIDKTKHADGNKQLEFASVGLSFALNGNSCSTIYCHSDGSGNYSAPTWTDSSTGQCGTCHGTTDRTSGAHQAHLSQTTLYGPKLTQFDTVVACNKCHGPDYTTKHLNGTTVDVSSSTCSASCHANGIGSASWVTGRTGITCESCHTGTLSNVNGATAPDKSFAASRGHNMNSSSTGVIMNYNCTSCHDANAKHIDPAAHDTRLLPAYTGALNNECNACHNTATVPTESKKDMLTHVIDLVGTPSACNVCHDPHGSANRNMIRAKIVARDGFNNITCNISYKNSTSLVSTVKVGNLYTGLCQVCHTSTKFYKNNTEETNHYSTGCFDCHKHKAADKTYAFEPGGGGCNGCHGYPPVQTMQANYGTLGNYSGARLQNYSGGGGAHDVPGHIAANSRPSQGWTNCLTCHYGSSQHMKGDYTKPSTINVTVDPKYKFDSKLPITYSGNQNNDRSLYQSGTCSNVSCHFQASPKWSSEK comes from the coding sequence ATGGCCAATCCATTTGGGACGACTATCGAAAGCAACGAGAATGGCAGTTATTCACACAGTTCTCACGAGTGGTCTGCAACCGACGATAACCCGGCAGCAGGGGCTCTACCACCTGTTAATCCTGTCATGAATACCATTAATTCCTACAACGGTAGCTTGAGTTGTAACCGTTGCCATGGAATACACGCGCCATCACCGCTTCCTCACCTGCTCAGGCAGTCCATGAACAACGATGAGCTCTGTCTCGATTGTCATCGTCTTAGGAACACAAACTCTCACATATACGGCTCACATCCTGTAAACATGGACTACAACGCCGTTGCTTCAAGCAAACCCACTAAATATGCAGCTTCGCCGGTTAATAGTAACCCTGCCAACCCAACATCCGATATGAAATTGGCTAACGGCAAAGTCGTATGTACAACTTGTCACAATGCTCACTTCACCGACTCCAGCAGCAAGACCCTTGATAACTTTTCAACGGCAATGGTAAACGGGCTTGCCCCCTCCAAAGGTTACTTGCTGCGGACAGATTACCGGTACGTGAACTATACTACGCTGGACAGCCCCAATATCTGTACCAACTGCCACACAAGTAAGCATGAACATAATGGCGGCAACCAGAGGGTGCGTTGTACTGACTGTCACAGTGGCCACGTGGATTACGATCCCTTCGCAACTGACCCCGCGACAATGGTACCAAACGTTTATATGGTCAAACGTTATATGAACTGGTCATCGGCCACGGGCTGGAAGGATAACAAGAAGCTAACCACGCCCAAGCAGACGCTGTTCCAGGATGCATCTGCCCAGAGACTCTACAAAAGGGCGGATGGCAAGGGTGTCTGCCAGAGTTGTCATGAGGTGCCACCTTGGAAAGCAATTGCTCCGAGTGGCAATCCTTACCCAGAGGCACATGATATTGTCAATGCCGTTGCAGCTGATTGTAATCGCTGCCACAGCCACGACAGCCGGTGGAGTTTCGCCGCCTCCTGTTTAGAATGCCATGGTCAACCGCCCACCGCCACCACTGCCGCAGCCGGTTATCAAGGCAATGAAGCTGTTTCAGCCCATACCAAGCATTCCAACAATTACAGCTTCAAGTGTCTTGAGTGTCACTATGACGGTGCCTCTCTCGCACTGCATGACAAAGGCAATTACCAGGATGTCTACCACCGTCCCGACTATGTAGACGCCGATGCTGTGGCCTCAAAGTTTGGATCTCTCCCTTCCTACAGTACAAGCGCCAATAAATGTTCTACCGTTTACTGCCACAGTAATGGCGCACCCAAGCTTGCATTCAAAACCTACTCAATAGCATACAAAACGACGCCCAATTGGTTTGGCGAGCAAACAACATGTAATTCCTGTCATGAGGCAGCACCGACAACAAATGCCCATGGCGCCCACCTTGCTAAAAATTATACCTGCCAAAACTGCCATGCCGCCACTGCCAGCGGTTCAGGTGCAATAATCGACAAAACTAAACATGCCGACGGCAATAAACAGCTGGAGTTTGCATCAGTGGGGCTGTCCTTTGCCCTTAATGGAAACTCCTGCTCGACGATATACTGCCACAGTGATGGGTCTGGTAATTATTCCGCCCCCACTTGGACTGATTCGTCAACCGGCCAGTGCGGAACCTGCCACGGCACAACCGACAGAACCAGCGGTGCCCATCAGGCGCACCTGTCTCAGACAACACTCTATGGGCCAAAACTCACACAATTCGACACAGTGGTTGCCTGTAACAAATGTCATGGCCCCGACTACACAACCAAGCATCTTAACGGTACGACAGTAGATGTCAGCTCCTCAACCTGTTCGGCCTCATGCCATGCCAACGGCATCGGCTCTGCCTCCTGGGTAACCGGAAGAACCGGCATTACCTGTGAAAGCTGTCATACGGGCACCCTGTCCAATGTGAACGGTGCGACTGCACCCGATAAGTCTTTCGCAGCCAGCCGGGGCCATAACATGAACTCCAGCAGCACCGGCGTCATCATGAACTACAACTGTACCTCGTGCCATGATGCTAATGCCAAGCACATCGACCCTGCTGCTCACGACACCAGGTTGTTGCCGGCCTACACGGGTGCACTTAACAATGAGTGTAACGCTTGTCACAACACCGCAACGGTGCCTACGGAGAGCAAAAAGGACATGCTCACGCACGTTATTGATCTTGTAGGCACTCCGAGTGCTTGTAACGTCTGCCATGATCCCCATGGTTCTGCTAACCGGAACATGATTAGGGCGAAAATTGTGGCGCGTGATGGTTTTAACAATATAACCTGCAACATTTCTTACAAGAACAGCACTTCGTTGGTCTCAACAGTTAAGGTTGGTAACCTGTATACGGGCCTTTGCCAGGTCTGCCATACTTCGACCAAGTTCTACAAAAACAACACTGAGGAAACCAATCATTACTCGACCGGTTGTTTCGACTGCCACAAACATAAGGCTGCTGATAAGACCTATGCATTCGAGCCTGGCGGTGGTGGTTGCAATGGTTGTCATGGCTACCCACCTGTTCAGACAATGCAGGCGAATTACGGTACTCTTGGTAATTACTCAGGTGCTCGTCTTCAAAACTACTCCGGTGGTGGCGGCGCCCACGATGTGCCTGGTCACATTGCTGCCAACTCTCGTCCTTCACAAGGCTGGACAAACTGTCTCACTTGCCATTACGGGTCAAGCCAGCACATGAAGGGTGACTATACAAAACCATCCACCATTAATGTCACCGTTGATCCGAAATACAAATTCGATTCCAAACTGCCGATTACTTACTCCGGCAACCAGAATAATGATCGCAGCCTCTACCAATCCGGTACATGCTCCAATGTCAGCTGCCACTTCCAGGCGTCACCGAAGTGGAGTAGCGAAAAGTAA
- a CDS encoding NHL repeat containing protein, translating to MIHAKRNLTTLLVVSLLVAVISLPGTISLAAAVAPVAKAMPPVRDGMMTPARIVVESSGNNYYVTDPRAGAVLKYNLYGHLVQTIKTTGIPLGIAFAGSDLLVTCGNYVSVVNPGTGAEIRRIGEPGVIAKATGVAVDSLGSTYVADAAKHQVHVFAASGVYVRSFGGLGKAAGFFQYPAGLAYDKDLNRLAVADSMNGRVQLFDVNPSSPTYLTNVKTIGLGTLRDQPLDFVAPQGVSFEYDKAGKLKRMYVVDTWKSGIQVIDPLDGVNGRYLSLVGAGAISAGSYIYGMLNGVQDWQFLLPSDAAFDPVYSRLLVPSANSSIQIIGIDGGMTPSDNNPIYLNIDASPLNTNSPNYAISGTVKPGSQIKITTNTGAIAGLVEPVGQVWNATITGLALGVNKITVLATDVTGKELSKEISVLYTLNAPSLTVTTATGTVVNGLSTALSGTVDADCTVNIINNTTGITSTAVVTGTSWNGTVTLSNNAANNFTVTASKPGSNTASTSVTIISDTTAPSLNISALPDNSYSSGTMTQNISGYVQDANPSTVSVSVNGGAAAIYSTPLPAASFSASVTLQQGANTITVQATDLAGNTSFVNTRTISYQPTRPVLTLGAATPADNSFTNSATVSVSGTVTPVNSVVTITNNGVAVAGVTNDAAGNWSAPVTGLPLVNGQNVIVISANAGAGDASLKRTVTLDTTVPGLAITSPAADISINDPSIEIAGTVSADAGGYPTLTAMVNSTPVTPTLTNGTFVLYPGAYLAEGPNTITVTATDSANNPPVIQVRNINYDITPPALTLGSTYAGYPKTISGTVESQASITVKDGATSFPVVVTAGQWTANLSSASYSRDTLQIKATDAAGNISVITGLSSSYTKPSGDLNADSLVNTVDVQLALDFAYGRKVPTQEQLLQGDIGPLLNGFANPNGVIDLSDAILIRKKAVDSTFTW from the coding sequence ATGATTCACGCAAAGCGCAACCTTACAACATTGCTTGTCGTCTCGCTGCTTGTCGCAGTCATTTCACTGCCGGGAACAATTTCTTTGGCGGCAGCGGTGGCCCCTGTGGCCAAGGCCATGCCTCCTGTCAGGGATGGGATGATGACGCCTGCGAGGATCGTTGTCGAATCTTCCGGCAACAATTACTATGTCACTGACCCTAGGGCCGGGGCTGTTTTGAAGTACAATCTTTATGGCCATCTGGTGCAGACCATAAAAACAACTGGTATTCCTCTTGGTATTGCCTTCGCGGGTAGTGATCTGCTGGTTACCTGCGGTAACTATGTTTCCGTTGTCAATCCCGGTACCGGCGCCGAGATCAGGCGTATTGGCGAACCAGGGGTTATCGCTAAAGCGACTGGTGTCGCTGTCGATAGCCTTGGCTCCACATACGTTGCTGATGCTGCAAAGCATCAGGTTCACGTCTTTGCTGCTTCCGGTGTGTATGTGCGCTCGTTTGGCGGCCTGGGCAAGGCGGCCGGCTTTTTTCAGTATCCAGCTGGCCTTGCATACGACAAAGACCTCAACCGACTTGCTGTTGCAGACTCTATGAACGGCAGGGTTCAGCTTTTCGATGTGAATCCTTCTAGCCCCACTTATCTAACCAATGTGAAAACTATTGGCCTTGGTACCTTGCGTGATCAGCCTTTGGATTTTGTTGCTCCCCAAGGCGTCAGCTTTGAATATGATAAAGCTGGAAAGTTGAAAAGGATGTATGTGGTTGATACCTGGAAAAGCGGAATTCAGGTCATCGATCCACTGGACGGGGTGAATGGTAGATATCTGTCTCTCGTTGGAGCTGGCGCAATCTCTGCTGGCTCCTATATCTACGGTATGCTGAATGGGGTTCAGGATTGGCAATTCCTGCTTCCCTCGGATGCTGCATTTGATCCAGTCTATAGCAGGCTTCTGGTACCTTCGGCCAACAGCAGTATTCAGATTATCGGTATTGACGGCGGCATGACCCCCTCTGACAATAACCCGATCTATCTCAATATTGATGCATCCCCACTGAACACGAATTCTCCGAACTATGCAATTAGTGGAACGGTTAAACCTGGCTCTCAAATCAAGATAACGACAAATACCGGTGCCATTGCCGGTCTGGTCGAGCCGGTAGGTCAGGTTTGGAATGCTACCATCACCGGTTTGGCGTTGGGTGTCAATAAGATCACTGTCCTGGCAACCGATGTAACGGGCAAAGAGTTGTCCAAAGAGATAAGTGTTCTGTACACCCTCAATGCTCCGTCACTTACCGTAACAACGGCCACTGGTACAGTGGTCAACGGTCTTTCTACGGCTTTGTCCGGCACCGTGGACGCCGATTGCACGGTAAATATAATAAATAATACTACGGGAATTACAAGCACGGCGGTTGTGACAGGAACATCGTGGAATGGAACGGTAACCCTTTCCAATAACGCCGCCAACAATTTCACGGTAACGGCAAGTAAACCCGGTAGCAACACTGCCTCTACAAGTGTGACGATTATAAGTGATACGACTGCACCTTCTCTGAATATATCCGCTCTTCCCGATAACAGCTACAGCAGTGGCACAATGACTCAGAATATTTCGGGATACGTGCAGGATGCAAATCCCTCTACCGTATCGGTTTCTGTGAATGGTGGTGCTGCGGCCATTTATTCGACACCGTTGCCCGCAGCCTCCTTCAGCGCTTCGGTCACTCTTCAGCAGGGTGCCAATACCATAACCGTTCAAGCGACTGACCTTGCGGGTAATACGTCTTTCGTCAACACCAGGACGATCAGCTACCAGCCGACCAGGCCTGTATTGACCCTGGGTGCTGCAACCCCTGCCGATAACTCCTTTACAAATTCAGCTACTGTCTCCGTCAGCGGTACGGTAACACCTGTCAATTCTGTCGTTACCATCACCAATAACGGCGTGGCTGTCGCCGGGGTCACTAACGATGCCGCCGGCAATTGGTCGGCGCCAGTCACGGGCCTGCCTCTGGTGAACGGTCAAAACGTCATAGTGATTAGTGCAAATGCCGGTGCTGGTGATGCCAGTCTGAAGCGTACTGTCACCCTTGATACAACCGTGCCTGGTCTGGCAATTACATCGCCTGCAGCGGACATTTCCATCAATGATCCCAGTATTGAAATAGCCGGTACGGTTTCGGCTGACGCAGGCGGTTACCCGACATTGACCGCCATGGTAAATTCAACTCCGGTCACCCCGACCTTGACCAATGGAACTTTTGTCTTGTACCCGGGTGCTTATCTTGCCGAAGGTCCTAACACCATCACGGTGACTGCGACTGATTCAGCTAACAATCCCCCTGTTATCCAGGTGCGCAATATCAATTACGACATAACGCCGCCTGCTCTTACTCTTGGTTCAACATATGCCGGTTACCCCAAGACCATAAGCGGTACAGTTGAAAGCCAAGCCAGTATCACCGTTAAAGATGGAGCTACGTCCTTCCCCGTAGTCGTTACTGCTGGCCAGTGGACTGCCAATCTGTCTTCGGCAAGTTACAGCAGGGATACCCTCCAGATTAAAGCAACTGATGCCGCAGGCAATATAAGTGTGATTACGGGTCTGAGTTCTTCCTATACCAAACCCTCCGGCGACTTAAATGCTGATAGTCTTGTCAATACGGTAGATGTGCAACTGGCGCTGGATTTTGCTTACGGGCGCAAGGTGCCTACACAGGAACAGCTATTGCAAGGCGATATCGGACCACTTCTGAATGGGTTTGCTAATCCAAACGGCGTCATAGATTTGTCGGATGCAATCCTTATTCGCAAAAAAGCAGTTGATAGCACTTTTACCTGGTAA